A single Hippocampus zosterae strain Florida chromosome 1, ASM2543408v3, whole genome shotgun sequence DNA region contains:
- the mtnr1al gene encoding melatonin receptor type 1A-like, whose amino-acid sequence MLRPQRDPAARLVDPRKLPQPMAAQQQQPPPAWPPAHLGATPGSRNSTAAGAPHSQHAFPWAMTVLAVVLITTIVVDVIGNLLVILSVFRNRKLRKTGNAFVVSLALADLLVAVYPYPLILTAIFHGGWIAGYLHCQVSGFLIGLSVIGSIFNITGIAINRYCYICHSLRYDRLFSGANTVCYVALVWALTVLAIVPNWFMESLQYDPRVYSCTFAQSVSSAYTIAVVVVHFVLPIAIVCYCYLRIWMLVIRVRRRVKPDSRPKLKPHDLRNFLTMFVVFVLFAVCWAPLNLIGLAVALDPRLGRAIPEWLFTASYFMAYFNSCLNAVIYGALNHNFRKEYKRIVLIVFKFHC is encoded by the exons ATGTTACGGCCGCAGCGAGACCCGGCAGCGAGGCTGGTGGATCCGCGGAAGCTCCCGCAGCCGATGGcggcccagcagcagcagccgcccCCGGCGTGGCCCCCAGCGCACCTTGGGGCCACGCCAGGGTCGCGCAACTCCACGGCGGCCGGGGCCCCGCACTCGCAGCATGCATTCCCGTGGGCGATGACCGTCCTGGCCGTCGTGCTCATCACCACCATCGTGGTGGACGTCATTGGCAACCTGCTCGTCATCCTGTCCGTCTTCAGAAACAGGAAACTCAGGAAAACTG GAAACGCGTTTGTGGTGAGCCTGGCACTGGCTGACCTTCTGGTGGCCGTGTACCCGTATCCGCTAATACTAACGGCTATCTTCCACGGCGGCTGGATCGCGGGATACCTGCACTGCCAG GTGAGCGGCTTCCTGATTGGCCTGAGCGTGATCGGCTCCATCTTCAACATCACGGGCATCGCCATTAACCGCTACTGCTACATCTGCCACAGCCTGCGCTATGACCGGCTGTTCTCGGGCGCCAACACCGTGTGCTACGTGGCTCTGGTTTGGGCGCTGACCGTGCTGGCCATCGTACCCAACTGGTTCATGGAGTCGCTGCAGTACGACCCGCGTGTCTACTCGTGCACCTTCGCCCAGTCGGTGAGCTCGGCGTACACCATCGCCGTGGTGGTGGTCCACTTCGTGCTGCCCATCGCCATCGTCTGCTACTGCTACCTGCGCATCTGGATGCTGGTCATCCGCGTGAGGCGCCGCGTCAAACCCGACTCGCGGCCCAAGCTCAAGCCGCACGACCTGCGCAACTTCCTCACCATGTTCGTGGTCTTCGTGCTATTCGCCGTGTGCTGGGCGCCGCTCAACCTCATCGGTCTGGCAGTGGCGCTGGACCCGCGACTGGGCCGCGCCATCCCCGAGTGGCTCTTCACCGCCAGCTACTTCATGGCCTACTTCAACAGTTGTCTCAACGCTGTCATCTACGGTGCGCTCAACCACAACTTCAGAAAGGAGTACAAGCGCATCGTGCTCATCGTATTCAAGTTTCACTGTTGA